The Rhizoctonia solani chromosome 4, complete sequence genome contains a region encoding:
- a CDS encoding Retrotransposable element Tf2 protein: protein MIVDLPKDGSHDSILVIVDSFTKYIILVECSKKLKAPELADLFLRHIWKKYSMPEKTVSDQGQVFNNKFLKALYQHLGIDPHYLSAYHPQSNGQTEHVNLLVEHFLRAYSGVNQRDWVKWLPMAEFTYNNAVHSATGKTPFKALHGWEPTLTPSNVPMDVPKADDLATQMESQWKEIKLALQQSKSQMIAGEEGSPLEFKIGEEAWLDAKNLKLKTLSPKLTKQRVGPFKVIEKISNQAYQLELLPSMQVHNVFYMGLLSKVRRDDKRAFENRPLPVTIDMEEEYDVEGITDMEKQDGKWLFRVKWKGYRSEENTWEPRENLKNTKKILKKFEKDMKEKALGTAKALKGGAVL, encoded by the coding sequence ATGATTGTAGACCTACCCAAAGATGGCAGCCATGACTCTATACTTGTAATTGTGGACAGTTTCACCAAATACATCATTTtggtggaatgttccaaaaaactcaaggcaccAGAACTGGCAGATCTTTTCCTGCGCCACATTTGGAAGAAATACAGCATGCCAGAGAAAACTGTCTCAGACCAAGGACAAGTATTCAATAACAAGTTCCTGAAGGCCCTGTACCAACACCTTGGGATAGATCCTCACTACTTGTCCGCCTACCACCCACAGAGcaatggacagacagaacatGTCAACCTGTTGGTAgaacacttcctaagggcatACTCTGGAGTCAATCAAagggactgggtcaaatggctTCCCATGGCAGAATTCACTTACAACAATGCAGTACACAGCGCAACTGGGAAGACCCCTTTCAAAGCCCTACATGGGTGGGAACCCACACTAACGCCAAGCAATGTGCCTATGGACGTACCCAAAGCAGATGATCTGGCCACCCAAATGGAgtcacaatggaaggaaatCAAATTGGCTCTCCAGCAATCCAAGTCACAAATGATAGctggagaagaaggaagcccACTGGAGTTCAAGATTGGGGAAGAAGCGTGGCTAGATGCCAAGAACCTCAAACTCAAAACTCTGAGCCCCAAACTCACCAAACAAAGGGTGggccccttcaaagtcaTAGAGAAAATATCCAACCAAGCATACCAATTAGAACTCCTGCCATCTATGCAAGtacacaatgtcttctacatGGGACTACTCTCTAAGGTCAGGAGAGATGACAAAAGGGCCTTTGAAAATAGACCACTGCCAGTGACAATTGACatggaggaagaatatgatGTAGAAGGGATAACAGACATGGAAAAACAAGACGGAAAATGGCTCTtcagggtaaaatggaaaggctacagatcagaggagaatacctgggaaccaagggaaaacctcaaaaacaccaaaaaaatcctgaaaaaatTTGAGAAAGATATGAAAgaaaaggcccttggcactgccaaggcccttaaagggggggcagtgttgtag
- a CDS encoding kinase domain protein: MSQSRTPSRSRISGQLSGSGTIASETPLLRDEFYGRRTQISFTDFGKAFLQIDDSDPLDEAAKNLHEATNIRQLLTICMETIRSSTTERAAIYAALTDLMNAIVDSTQAGFITADAHPLRFSCLTSTRSVSGSKSQRKPDLVGVSNGNVITMDTCNWNKISVVCEYKIASPHACSTQTTPINSRSGTQPLPRFSASQSFTDPGLSLAELPDEHPIKIEMNESDIQLGRYMLEMRSAQPSRAAGYGLQFMKDQVSIWYSDADSTITSAPIPLDSPSFVWTIMHLACASAEEIGYLPYFLDDANRATTEIVGSRLVILDVIYHITEVISLARAVHGRCTCVLGVLDPSGVELAIKLSWQVATRVSEVNMLQVAHSRNVQGLVDIIASTDLRKLSQGRRSRLPPAIQRALQIEDRVLRVIVLPLCIPLYKVPNLSDFMKACISLLDTIHQLYTRARILHRDVSVNNLMVNKVKPSEGVLIDLDLGHEIPDDGKQCGPTSSHRTGTLPFMALDLLHDESEYPHYHRHDLESFVYVFLWIVGKYDDGVEVNPLLFRSWCEGTWDSIRTDKLSFLEFDPKYSVFSPTSFYDQAPMRELIIQLMDVIRDAHAKHRQYLGRKRLSTVPTTRDSSAGNGYANAPTGRKRQRLVKPPVDVYPEELPDLTYSTIRNLIENALDSIE, from the exons ATGTCCCAGTCTCGTACTCCATCTAGATCACGTATCTCTGGCCAACTATCAGGCAGTGGAACAATTGCATCTGAGACGCCACTACTACGTGATGAATTTTATGGCCGTCGAACGCAGATATCGTTCACCGACTTCGGTAAGGCATTCTTGCAAATCGACGACTCAGACCCACTCGACGAGGCGGCAAAAAATCTACATGAGGCTACCAATATCAGGCAACTGTTAACCATCTGTATGGAAACCATTCGCTCTTCGACAACCGAACGTGCCGCAATATATGCCGCTTTGACCGATTTGATGAACGCGATTGTGGACTCCACCCAAGCTGGTTTCATAACTGCGGACGCCCACCCTCTCCGCTTTAGCTGCCTAACAAGCACACGTTCAGTCTCTGGGTCAAAAAGCCAACGTAAGCCGGACCTTGTGGGTGTCTCAAACGGGAATGTTATCACAATGGATACGTGCAATTGGAACAAGATTTCCGTTGTCTGCGAATACAAGATTGCTTCCCCACACGCTTGCTCCACGCAAACAACTCCTATAAACTCCAGATCAGGAACTCAGCCGCTACCTAGATTCTCAGCCTCACAATCTTTCACAGATCCTGGACTCTCCCTAGCTGAGCTACCTGACGAACACCCTATTAAAATCGAAATGAACGAATCTGATATACAGCTTGGGCGGTACATGCTAGAGATGCGATCTGCGCAACCAAGTCGGGCTGCAGGATACGGACTACAATTCATGAAGGATCAAGTGTCAATTTGGTATTCAGATGCCGATTCGACAATAACATCCGCCCCGATCCCACTGGACTCGCCCAGTTTTGTTTGGACGATCATGCATTTGGCGTGTGCATCGGCCGAAGAAATTGGATACCTACCTTACTTTCTGGACGATGCAAATAGGGCAACGACAGAGATCGTAGGGTCGCGACTTGTGATTCTTGATGTCATCTACCATATCACCGAAGTGATCTCGCTAGCCCGAGCGGTTCACGGCCGATGCACATGCGTGTTGGGTGTATTGGACCCTAGTGGTGTTGAACTAGCAATCAAGCTAAGTTGGCAAGTGGCAACACGGGTGAGCGAAGTAAACATGCTGCAGGTCGCCCACTCGAGGAACGTGCAGGGACTTGTTGACATAATTGCATCCACCGACCTACGAAAATTATCCCAGGGGCGGCGCTCTCGTTTACCGCCAGCAATTCAGCGTGCTCTGCAAATTGAGGACAGGGTTTTACGCGTCATTGTTCTTCCGTTATGCATACCGCTTTATAAAGTGCCCAACTTGAGTGACTTTATGAAAGCCTGTATTTCCCTTTTGGACA CAATTCACCAGCTGTACACTCGGGCCAGAATTTTGCATCGCGACGTGTCAGTGAATAACCTGATGGTGAACAAAGTCAAGCCGTCAGAAGGTGTTCTCATTGACCTGGACCTTGGTCACGAGATTCCGGACGACGGCAAGCAATGTGGTCCTACATCGTCCCACAGAACAGGTACCCTACCATTCATGGCACTGGACCTGTTGCATGATGAATCCGAGTATCCGCACTACCATCGACACGATTTGGAGTCTTTCGTATACGTATTCTTGTGGATTGTTGGGAAATATGATGATGGCGTTGAAGTCAACCCACTACTTTTCCGATCCTGGTGCGAAGGCACTTGGGATTCTATTAGGACCGACAAACTGTCGTTTCTTGAGTTTGATCCAAAGTATTCCGTTTTCTCGCCCACATCGTTCTACGATCAAGCTCCCATGCGCGAACTCATTATACAACTCATGGATGTTATTCGCGACGCTCATGCAAAACATAGGCAGTATCTCGGGAGGAAGAGGCTCTCTACTGTACCTACAACGCGGGATTCAAGTGCGGGTAACGGTTATGCAAACGCACCGACCGGAAGAAAGCGCCAGCGGTTGGTCAAGCCGCCGGTTGACGTATATCCTGAAGAGCTTCCCGACTTAACCTATTCAACCATTCGAAATCTCATAGAAAATGCGTTGGACAGTATTGAATAG
- a CDS encoding helicase swr-1, with amino-acid sequence MIHYLESIWQMGAADGYITKTPKHLHIEFAKQAYKATNWHDFFAQMTVYLEQCKHIAKFDAYLHWAIPKYANNLQTQQGVYKDPAAPGWQLAQISPVPPIPISILSQVYSIHNFEFYMNKFFDNYNIPLVFSPDNRLTVFPKATQIIDNAFATALVDCIHASPVPSVLGSPGTFDMVLIKKAEPGQGQFPGRLTYGMPAHCIGQVCLIFKLLPHYNIHNPLVYIQQFDRPSWRAPLVEVNMYRVKQTCHTQQYDKCYVEEVIPLALICQTCHLIPQFGRPKNTPLIDTPTADPLELFENFFINSYFDLHTFQMLSV; translated from the exons ATGATCCATTATTTGGAATCAATTTGGCAAATGGGTGCTGCTGATGGCTATATCACCAAAACTCCCAAGCATCTCCATATTGAGTTTGCCAAACAGGCATATAAGGCAACTAATTGGCATGATTTTTTTGCACAGATGACTGTTTACCTTGAGCAATGCAAACACATTGCAAAATTTGATGCATATCTTCACTGGGCAATCCCCAAGTATGCCAACAATCTCCAAACTCAACAAGGTGTGTACAAGGACCCTGC GGCTCCAGGTTGGCAACTTGCTCAAATCAGTCCAgttccacccattccaaTTTCCATCCTATCACAAGTGTACAGCATCCACAATTTCGAGTTTTATATGAACAAATTTTTTGACAATTACAATATACCATTGGTGTTCTCCCCTGACAACAGATTGACAGTTTTCCCAAAAGCAACACAGATAATTGACAATGCATTTGCTACAGCCCTTGTTGATTGCATACATGCTTCTCCAGTACCATCAGTGTTGGGTTCTCCTGGAACTTTTGATATGGTTCTGATTAAAAAGGCTGAACCAGGGCAAGGTCAGTTCCCTGGCCGTCTTACATATGGGATGCCTG CTCATTGTATTGGTCAAGTTTGCCTCATATTCAAGCTCCTGCCTCATTACAACATCCACAATCCACTTGTATACATCCAACAATTTGACAGGCCAAGCTGGAGAGCACCGCTTGTTGAAGTAAACATGTATAGGGTTAAACAAACATGTCACACACAACAGTATGACAAATGCTATGTTGAGGAAGTTATCCCTCTTGCGTTGATTTGTCAAACTTGCCATTTGATTCCTCAGTTTGGTAGACCCAAAAATACTCCATTGATTGATACACCTACTGCTGATCCATTAGAACTCTTTGAGAATTTCTTTATTAACTCTTATTTTGATCTTCATACTttccaaatgttgtctgtgtAG